A window from Verrucomicrobiota bacterium encodes these proteins:
- a CDS encoding L-rhamnose mutarotase produces the protein MSPYENRLNSENFRRVALLAEVPAENKISLEGTLRTKPPTLAADLVPFGISHLHIYLKVFKRRSVLFVYFEMDELDQEKAVPIFKKSSAWWTHLEPFLESHPRAAERDTPWKQAEFINVVADNTARSREIGKPMGLTAGLHPEKELWYRTLHQTNWPGVTDQMRRSSYQNWTTFLLEFGDELMLFTHVEYLGKDQAADDALMKEDPVTNRWWTHTEPCLYPLVDSGNNWTLMNEF, from the coding sequence ATGTCTCCTTACGAAAACCGCTTAAACTCTGAAAACTTCCGCAGGGTTGCCCTCCTGGCCGAGGTTCCCGCCGAGAACAAAATATCTCTTGAGGGGACTCTTCGCACCAAGCCGCCCACGCTGGCCGCTGACCTAGTGCCTTTTGGAATCAGTCACCTGCACATCTACCTAAAGGTGTTCAAACGCCGTTCGGTCCTTTTCGTTTACTTCGAGATGGACGAGCTCGATCAGGAAAAAGCCGTTCCGATCTTTAAAAAAAGCTCGGCATGGTGGACCCACCTAGAGCCTTTCTTGGAATCGCATCCGAGAGCAGCCGAAAGAGACACACCGTGGAAGCAGGCGGAATTCATCAACGTTGTCGCCGACAATACTGCTCGTAGCCGCGAGATCGGGAAGCCAATGGGACTCACTGCTGGTCTACACCCGGAAAAAGAGCTTTGGTATCGCACTCTCCACCAAACCAACTGGCCAGGCGTAACCGATCAAATGAGGCGAAGCAGTTATCAGAACTGGACCACTTTCCTGCTCGAATTTGGAGACGAGTTGATGCTGTTCACACACGTCGAATACCTGGGCAAGGATCAAGCCGCTGACGACGCTCTCATGAAAGAGGATCCTGTTACCAATCGCTGGTGGACGCACACCGAGCCATGCCTCTACCCCCTTGTCGACTCAGGTAACAACTGGACGCTAATGAACGAGTTCTAA
- a CDS encoding TRAP transporter large permease has translation MTQELAIMLVCFVTLLFLRVPIAFVLGLVTLITAFALDYNSVPLVIASDLANGIDSFALLAIPFFILAGELMGSGGLARRLIELATVIVGRLPGGLALVNTLTCMFFGAISGSAVAAVSSIGGTLIPEMNRKGYGRDFNIAVTASAATTGLLIPPSNIMIVYALVAGNVSVAALFLAGILPGIVIGFGIMLVAFVLCKVRGYGKMDTGTAVVTSSFTKAFLGAFPSLLLILIVLGGILGGIFTATEASSIAVLWAFLLGVVFYREIKLRDLAGITLRAAKTTAIVLFLVASSYAMSRLLTQEQVPQQVSEALLLLSENPLVILLIINVTLLFVGVFMDMTPAVLIFTPIFLPIALSLGIDPVHFGIIMIANLCIGLLTPPVGTCLFVGAGVGGSDIAKVSRAMLPFYAVMITALLLITYWAPLSTALPSLLNGKP, from the coding sequence GTGACTCAAGAGCTTGCGATTATGCTGGTCTGCTTTGTGACCTTGCTTTTTTTGCGGGTTCCAATCGCCTTCGTGCTTGGCCTGGTTACTCTGATCACTGCTTTCGCGCTGGACTACAATAGCGTTCCACTGGTCATTGCCAGCGACCTAGCCAACGGGATCGATAGCTTCGCTTTACTGGCTATCCCGTTCTTTATCCTCGCAGGAGAACTAATGGGGAGTGGGGGACTGGCCCGTCGATTGATCGAACTCGCTACGGTAATTGTCGGTCGACTTCCGGGTGGGCTGGCCCTTGTCAACACACTCACTTGTATGTTTTTCGGGGCGATCAGCGGATCAGCCGTAGCGGCAGTTTCCAGTATTGGGGGAACCCTGATTCCAGAGATGAATCGCAAGGGCTACGGACGCGACTTCAACATTGCGGTCACGGCCTCGGCGGCAACCACCGGATTGCTGATTCCTCCCAGCAACATCATGATCGTCTACGCTCTCGTCGCCGGGAACGTATCGGTCGCGGCCCTCTTTTTGGCAGGGATCTTGCCCGGAATCGTTATCGGTTTTGGGATCATGCTCGTCGCTTTCGTTCTCTGTAAAGTTCGCGGTTATGGGAAAATGGATACGGGCACAGCCGTTGTTACCTCATCTTTCACGAAGGCCTTTCTCGGAGCCTTTCCCAGCCTCCTTTTGATTCTGATTGTTCTCGGAGGGATTCTCGGCGGTATCTTCACCGCTACAGAAGCCTCGTCCATAGCTGTGCTTTGGGCCTTTTTGCTGGGAGTGGTTTTCTACCGAGAGATCAAACTGCGGGATCTGGCCGGGATCACCCTGCGCGCGGCAAAAACCACGGCTATCGTGCTTTTCCTGGTGGCCAGCAGTTATGCAATGAGCCGTTTGCTGACCCAGGAGCAAGTTCCGCAGCAGGTCAGCGAGGCTCTCCTGCTGCTTTCGGAGAATCCGCTTGTGATCTTACTGATCATCAACGTGACCCTGCTTTTCGTTGGGGTCTTTATGGATATGACCCCTGCGGTTTTGATTTTCACTCCGATCTTTTTGCCAATCGCTTTGTCGCTCGGAATCGATCCCGTCCATTTTGGGATCATCATGATCGCAAACCTCTGCATCGGGCTTTTGACTCCGCCCGTAGGAACCTGTCTCTTCGTCGGAGCGGGTGTAGGTGGGAGCGATATCGCGAAAGTATCCAGGGCCATGCTTCCCTTCTACGCCGTCATGATCACGGCTCTTTTGCTGATCACCTATTGGGCTCCATTGAGCACGGCTTTGCCCAGCCTTTTGAACGGGAAGCCTTGA
- the kduI gene encoding 5-dehydro-4-deoxy-D-glucuronate isomerase, with translation MKTKPSSRIEDFENMSTLVLRETFLIDDLFEFGKCGLVYWETDRTIVGSAIPVDGPLTLKGPREMLGADFFCQRREVGVINLGGKGRITTDGEQWGLDSCDTLYVGRGTKEVIFESIEGSEAAIFYIISYPAHTDYPTALATVADANKVELGSRETANERVIYQQIHEGGIQSCQLVMGFTVMAPGSVWNTFPPHTHVRRSEVYTYFDLSDDNLVMHFMGPGEASRNLAVRNLQPVLSPPWSMHCGAGTADYRFVWAMGGENQEFTDMDPIPMAEIR, from the coding sequence ATGAAGACTAAGCCAAGTTCCCGTATCGAAGATTTCGAAAACATGTCCACGCTAGTTTTGCGTGAGACTTTTCTCATCGATGATCTATTTGAGTTTGGCAAGTGCGGGTTGGTATATTGGGAGACCGATCGCACAATTGTCGGCTCGGCGATTCCGGTGGATGGGCCTCTCACCCTCAAGGGACCTCGCGAGATGCTGGGAGCGGACTTTTTCTGCCAGCGCCGCGAAGTAGGTGTAATCAATCTTGGCGGTAAAGGTAGGATTACCACGGACGGGGAGCAGTGGGGGTTGGATTCGTGCGACACGCTCTACGTCGGTCGTGGAACCAAAGAGGTAATTTTCGAAAGTATCGAAGGTAGCGAAGCAGCGATTTTCTACATCATCAGTTACCCGGCGCATACGGATTATCCGACGGCCTTGGCGACGGTCGCCGATGCAAATAAGGTCGAGTTAGGATCGCGGGAAACGGCAAACGAACGGGTGATTTACCAGCAAATCCACGAGGGAGGCATTCAAAGCTGTCAGTTGGTCATGGGGTTTACGGTCATGGCTCCGGGTTCGGTCTGGAACACCTTTCCGCCTCATACCCATGTTCGGCGATCAGAGGTCTACACTTATTTTGATTTGAGCGACGATAATCTCGTCATGCACTTCATGGGACCGGGCGAGGCCTCGCGCAATCTGGCCGTCCGCAATTTGCAGCCGGTGTTGTCGCCGCCTTGGTCCATGCATTGCGGGGCCGGAACGGCCGATTACCGATTTGTTTGGGCGATGGGTGGGGAAAACCAAGAGTTTACCGATATGGATCCCATTCCGATGGCTGAAATCCGTTAA
- a CDS encoding IclR family transcriptional regulator: MSAPLSEKYQVPSVESACRMLRAVCEADRPMSIPELTSPCETSRTTAIRIASSLCNNGFLSRNNEGKLIPGEVMRVLGSRMQNKSDLRERAIPALQKLAQAVGETTHLAIPLETHCLLQEVVDSPQLVRVASRPGTLIDYHCSATGKSILAFRGDLLLVLRQSMELVPRTENSIIDWEAFDEALGQIRKRGYAIDEEEYHKGIRCVGAPITDSSGIVVAAIGTTGTTNRLTKKRISAVAKLVLATAKSLSG, translated from the coding sequence ATGAGTGCCCCGCTTTCCGAGAAATACCAAGTCCCGAGCGTCGAAAGTGCCTGTCGAATGCTAAGAGCGGTCTGTGAAGCGGATCGACCCATGAGCATTCCTGAGCTCACTTCACCATGCGAAACCTCCCGGACAACCGCAATCCGGATCGCATCCTCCCTCTGCAACAACGGTTTCCTGAGTCGGAACAACGAGGGAAAGCTGATTCCCGGAGAGGTTATGCGGGTATTGGGAAGCCGGATGCAAAACAAGTCGGATCTACGCGAACGTGCCATACCTGCTCTCCAGAAGTTGGCCCAGGCCGTCGGTGAAACCACCCACTTGGCAATCCCACTTGAAACCCACTGTCTTTTGCAGGAAGTGGTCGACAGCCCACAGCTCGTACGCGTAGCCTCCCGCCCTGGAACGCTCATCGATTACCATTGCTCAGCGACCGGAAAGTCCATTCTCGCTTTCCGCGGAGATCTACTTCTGGTCCTCCGGCAAAGCATGGAACTCGTTCCGCGCACTGAGAATTCCATCATCGACTGGGAGGCCTTCGACGAAGCACTCGGGCAGATCCGCAAGCGGGGCTACGCAATCGATGAAGAAGAATACCACAAGGGGATTCGTTGCGTTGGCGCTCCCATCACCGATTCCTCGGGAATCGTAGTTGCGGCGATCGGCACCACGGGAACGACCAACCGTCTGACTAAAAAGCGCATTTCTGCGGTGGCAAAGCTGGTTCTGGCCACAGCCAAGAGCCTCAGCGGCTGA
- a CDS encoding TRAP transporter small permease codes for MLRTLGRLNRALVALLQVLLVAVFLFLVVDVLWGVGSRYLFGNQAAWSEELARLLMVWLVLLGAALASREERHLGLDVVVRSWSKDLQRWAKVTVWIVVTVFAFLVMLWGGWQLVVQRFDSGQTMPALGIAKGWFYLALPVSGLLITLFSLESLGSILAAGRRIAKEAES; via the coding sequence ATGTTGCGTACCCTTGGCAGATTGAACCGTGCTCTGGTCGCCCTTCTCCAAGTTCTTCTCGTAGCGGTCTTTCTCTTTTTAGTGGTGGACGTTCTCTGGGGGGTAGGGAGCCGCTACCTTTTTGGGAACCAAGCCGCTTGGTCCGAAGAGCTTGCCCGGTTGCTCATGGTTTGGCTCGTACTGCTTGGAGCGGCTCTTGCAAGCCGCGAAGAGCGCCATCTCGGGCTTGATGTGGTGGTTCGCTCTTGGTCGAAGGATCTGCAGCGCTGGGCCAAGGTCACAGTATGGATCGTCGTGACGGTCTTCGCCTTTCTCGTCATGCTCTGGGGTGGTTGGCAGCTGGTTGTTCAGCGCTTCGATTCCGGACAAACGATGCCGGCCCTCGGGATCGCAAAGGGTTGGTTCTACCTCGCCTTGCCGGTCAGCGGATTGCTGATCACACTTTTCTCTTTGGAGTCTTTGGGGTCCATCCTTGCCGCTGGACGCCGGATTGCGAAGGAGGCAGAATCGTGA
- a CDS encoding DUF4861 family protein: MNKFPALSLTFVFSISSFAAPYALSNAVPPTTSTKPQTYARFVPERQDDFAWENDKIAFRAYGPASRQGVENSGFDAWLKRVDYPIIDKWYAQNAAGKSYHKDHGEGLDNYKVGASAGVGGTGLWLKGKREPLEAFIEYEIIEVAPERSRFRLFYEREVGGALYREEKTITIELGNRLFQVESVFHKDGEIAANLPICVGLTTHEGKAETFFNEENGWIATWEKIGESELGTGARMDPDQLDGIEIIDSKKPDESHIFLLSHTDENGRLAYEAGYGWKKAGEITSTEEWRDYLNR, encoded by the coding sequence ATGAACAAATTCCCCGCCCTTTCCCTTACGTTTGTCTTCTCAATCAGCAGCTTTGCTGCTCCCTATGCGCTTTCCAACGCTGTCCCGCCAACAACATCCACTAAGCCACAGACCTATGCGCGCTTTGTGCCAGAACGGCAGGATGACTTTGCTTGGGAGAACGACAAGATCGCCTTCCGTGCGTATGGTCCGGCTTCACGACAGGGAGTCGAGAACAGTGGCTTCGACGCCTGGCTCAAGCGGGTAGACTACCCGATCATAGACAAATGGTACGCCCAAAACGCTGCGGGAAAGTCCTACCACAAGGATCACGGAGAAGGGCTGGACAACTACAAGGTCGGAGCAAGTGCCGGGGTGGGTGGCACCGGACTCTGGCTGAAAGGCAAGCGCGAACCCCTCGAGGCTTTCATCGAATACGAGATTATCGAAGTCGCTCCGGAACGTAGCCGGTTCAGACTTTTCTACGAACGTGAAGTAGGAGGTGCTCTCTACCGCGAGGAGAAGACTATTACTATTGAGCTAGGCAACCGCCTCTTCCAAGTCGAGAGCGTCTTCCACAAAGATGGTGAAATCGCTGCAAACCTGCCCATTTGCGTTGGCCTGACCACCCACGAAGGTAAAGCGGAAACCTTCTTCAACGAAGAAAACGGCTGGATCGCCACCTGGGAGAAAATCGGGGAAAGTGAACTCGGCACTGGGGCGAGGATGGATCCCGACCAGCTAGACGGTATCGAAATTATTGACTCCAAAAAACCGGACGAAAGCCATATTTTCCTCCTCTCCCACACAGATGAAAACGGCCGATTGGCCTACGAAGCGGGCTACGGCTGGAAGAAGGCAGGCGAAATCACCTCAACGGAAGAGTGGCGTGATTACCTCAACAGATAG
- a CDS encoding glycoside hydrolase family 88 protein yields MNQTLFISGLFAFVASTLLYSESHTPESVKALTGKVADWQIEVFENAQDFRAVAAGRKRFLEKKGLEPEKWHDLTWHNAALYAGLNHFRRIADNPEAYTDFLKEIGKRNQWRLHNRPYHADDHAVGQMYLSLYEEFGDDGMISPTRESFDRILQRPKTGSLLWMTREDKKAGRYTDSHSRWGWCDALFMAPPVWARLAKVTGQQGYLDFMDQEYHATYDLLWDEEEGLFWRDSSFFPRREKNGEKLFWARGNGWVIGGLAMMMPDLPEEWEGRTFYTELFQQMAESFKDSQRSDGTWSMGLLGDETDYPIKESSGTSFITFGLAWGVNNGLLEREVYEPVILKAWSALDECVTPEGLLGYVQPVGAAPGDSFPDRTEVYGVGAFLAAGTEVYLMLLSDQRPETPTDDTL; encoded by the coding sequence ATGAACCAAACCCTATTCATCTCCGGCCTTTTCGCCTTCGTAGCCTCCACTCTGCTCTATTCCGAAAGCCATACTCCGGAATCCGTGAAAGCCCTCACAGGAAAGGTAGCCGATTGGCAGATCGAGGTTTTTGAAAATGCCCAAGATTTCCGTGCTGTTGCCGCGGGTCGAAAACGCTTTTTAGAAAAAAAGGGACTCGAGCCAGAGAAGTGGCACGACCTCACGTGGCACAACGCAGCTCTATACGCGGGTCTCAACCACTTTCGAAGGATCGCCGACAATCCGGAAGCCTATACCGACTTCCTGAAGGAGATCGGCAAACGCAACCAATGGAGACTCCACAACCGCCCCTACCACGCAGATGACCACGCTGTGGGCCAAATGTATCTTTCTCTGTATGAAGAATTCGGAGACGATGGGATGATTAGCCCAACCCGCGAGAGTTTCGACCGGATTCTGCAAAGGCCAAAAACCGGATCACTGCTTTGGATGACAAGGGAGGACAAAAAGGCTGGACGCTACACGGACTCTCACAGTCGTTGGGGATGGTGCGACGCTCTTTTCATGGCTCCTCCGGTATGGGCCCGCCTTGCAAAGGTGACGGGTCAACAGGGGTATCTTGATTTTATGGACCAGGAGTATCACGCCACCTATGACCTTCTTTGGGATGAGGAGGAAGGGCTATTCTGGCGCGACTCTTCATTCTTCCCCAGGCGAGAAAAGAACGGGGAGAAGCTGTTTTGGGCACGGGGAAACGGCTGGGTGATCGGCGGGCTTGCAATGATGATGCCGGACCTTCCCGAGGAGTGGGAAGGCCGAACCTTCTACACTGAACTCTTTCAGCAGATGGCAGAGAGTTTCAAGGATTCCCAGCGGTCCGACGGCACCTGGAGCATGGGGTTGCTCGGGGACGAAACAGACTACCCAATCAAGGAAAGCAGTGGAACCTCGTTTATCACCTTTGGACTCGCGTGGGGAGTTAATAACGGTTTGCTGGAACGTGAGGTTTATGAACCGGTTATCCTCAAAGCGTGGAGCGCATTGGATGAATGCGTGACCCCCGAGGGACTTCTCGGCTATGTTCAGCCAGTAGGAGCAGCACCCGGAGATTCATTTCCCGATAGGACAGAGGTTTACGGTGTGGGTGCGTTCCTCGCTGCCGGGACCGAAGTCTACCTCATGCTTTTGAGTGATCAGCGTCCAGAGACTCCGACAGATGATACCCTCTGA
- a CDS encoding TRAP transporter substrate-binding protein produces the protein MNKPSFFFGFLIGLLAASLLFVFIGPSGSVSGSGVREMKIAHNLPTSHPVHAGIKRFAERLAFYSDGRFRMEVFPNGQLGNETQTLEQMQSGTLDAAKVGGATLGSFVPEAKVFSLPYLFRDSDHYWAVLNGELGEEMLEMLATNAAGNPSGFRGIGYYDAGSRNFYANKPILHPDDLEGLKIRVMNDPVAIDMVEALGGSPTPISWGELYTALQQGVVDGAENNPPSFVSSRHFEVTKDFTFDHHSRIPDVLMVSERTWDSLDEEERNWFHQAAADSTEFQREAWRTGVDEALAVMREEGVEIFEADLTPFVDATESVREKHAVGPMKDLVERIQAVGN, from the coding sequence ATGAACAAACCTTCCTTCTTTTTCGGGTTCCTCATCGGTTTGCTGGCAGCCTCGCTTTTATTCGTGTTTATCGGTCCTAGCGGGAGCGTGTCGGGTTCCGGTGTGCGGGAAATGAAGATTGCCCACAACCTTCCGACATCCCATCCCGTCCACGCGGGTATCAAGCGTTTTGCAGAGCGTCTGGCGTTCTACTCGGACGGTCGTTTCCGGATGGAGGTCTTTCCCAATGGCCAGCTCGGCAACGAAACACAGACTCTTGAACAGATGCAGTCCGGCACCCTTGACGCAGCAAAAGTGGGAGGTGCCACGTTGGGGAGTTTTGTTCCCGAAGCGAAGGTTTTCAGTCTCCCGTATCTTTTTCGCGATTCTGATCATTACTGGGCTGTTTTGAACGGAGAACTTGGAGAGGAGATGCTTGAAATGCTGGCGACTAATGCTGCCGGAAATCCGAGCGGCTTTCGGGGAATCGGCTACTACGATGCGGGAAGCCGGAACTTTTACGCGAACAAACCCATCCTTCACCCCGACGACTTGGAAGGTCTTAAAATCCGGGTCATGAATGATCCTGTGGCGATTGACATGGTGGAAGCCCTCGGAGGGTCGCCGACTCCAATTTCCTGGGGGGAGCTTTATACGGCTCTCCAACAGGGGGTAGTGGACGGGGCTGAGAACAATCCACCGAGTTTTGTGTCATCCCGGCATTTTGAGGTGACGAAGGATTTCACCTTCGATCACCACTCTCGGATCCCCGATGTTTTGATGGTTTCGGAGCGAACCTGGGATTCGTTGGATGAGGAGGAGAGAAACTGGTTTCACCAAGCGGCTGCGGATTCAACTGAGTTTCAGCGCGAGGCTTGGAGAACGGGGGTGGATGAGGCCCTAGCGGTCATGCGGGAAGAAGGCGTCGAGATCTTCGAGGCTGACCTGACCCCTTTTGTCGATGCAACCGAATCCGTTCGCGAAAAGCACGCTGTTGGCCCTATGAAGGACCTAGTGGAACGCATCCAAGCGGTCGGGAACTAG
- a CDS encoding BNR-4 repeat-containing protein, with protein sequence MPFSLPMEKNLRSFYIVLLALAFGSGLSAERPPNPDRKAEYDRTADPHDFTVFMEEGGWCWFQDPRAIIHGGNLFIGSIKGSGTGDALIGVYDLEARKPLGIFVARKHFQRDDHNSPVFIRRPDGSLLATYAKHHKDKFHYSRILDSDNPLAWGEEFKHKRNSPNKKDRVTYMNLYEMTNEGLLYNFYRGIDYNPTFVTSADYGETWSEPVHFFASEGSKRNRPYLRYAGNGEDIIHLSATNAHPRSFRNNLYHAVFKDGKFYKADGTFIKDLEQDGPLLPSEAEVVYASTGPDRKPEGADSFPGAAWTSAIELDADGHPHMAYSVHNSNEDIRYRLASWDGDQWTDREIAYGGNCLYARESSYSGLVTMDPVDPTLVFISSDVDPSTGEDTGGKHEIYRAKIGPEDNISTIEWQAVTENSPVRNIRPMILREDNRRIALWQRGDFVDFTNYQLDTVGFVENT encoded by the coding sequence ATGCCTTTCTCTCTTCCCATGGAAAAGAACCTCCGCAGTTTTTACATCGTCCTCCTAGCCCTCGCTTTCGGAAGCGGCCTATCCGCGGAGCGCCCGCCGAATCCAGATCGCAAAGCCGAATATGACCGCACAGCCGACCCGCATGATTTCACTGTTTTCATGGAAGAAGGTGGGTGGTGCTGGTTTCAAGATCCACGGGCAATCATTCACGGCGGCAATCTTTTCATCGGCTCGATCAAAGGCAGTGGCACCGGAGACGCGCTGATCGGAGTCTATGATCTCGAGGCCAGGAAACCACTCGGAATCTTCGTCGCTCGAAAACACTTCCAGCGGGACGACCACAACTCCCCAGTCTTTATCAGAAGGCCGGATGGTAGCCTCTTGGCGACCTATGCCAAACACCACAAAGACAAATTCCACTACTCGCGGATTCTCGACTCAGACAACCCGCTGGCTTGGGGCGAGGAGTTTAAGCACAAACGCAACTCACCCAACAAAAAGGACCGAGTCACTTACATGAATCTCTACGAGATGACCAACGAGGGACTGCTCTACAACTTTTACCGTGGCATTGACTACAATCCGACCTTTGTTACCTCTGCCGATTATGGCGAGACTTGGAGCGAGCCGGTCCACTTCTTCGCCAGCGAAGGCAGCAAGCGAAACCGTCCGTACCTCCGTTACGCAGGAAACGGCGAAGACATCATACACCTCAGTGCTACCAACGCTCACCCGCGAAGTTTCAGAAACAACCTCTACCATGCGGTCTTCAAGGACGGAAAGTTCTACAAGGCCGACGGCACCTTCATCAAAGACCTAGAGCAAGACGGGCCATTATTGCCGAGCGAAGCAGAAGTAGTCTATGCAAGCACGGGACCAGATCGGAAACCAGAAGGAGCGGATAGTTTTCCCGGAGCCGCTTGGACCAGTGCCATCGAGTTGGACGCCGATGGGCATCCCCATATGGCCTATTCCGTCCATAACAGTAACGAAGATATCCGTTACCGTCTCGCCTCTTGGGATGGCGATCAGTGGACCGATCGCGAGATCGCTTACGGGGGAAACTGCCTCTATGCGCGGGAGTCGAGTTACAGCGGACTCGTAACCATGGACCCAGTTGACCCGACCTTGGTTTTCATCTCGAGCGACGTGGATCCTTCGACTGGAGAAGACACCGGAGGGAAACACGAGATCTACCGCGCCAAGATCGGGCCTGAGGACAATATTTCTACCATTGAGTGGCAAGCAGTCACAGAAAACTCTCCCGTGCGCAACATACGTCCGATGATCCTGCGCGAAGACAATAGGCGGATCGCGCTGTGGCAGCGTGGCGACTTCGTCGACTTTACAAACTATCAGCTTGATACCGTCGGATTCGTTGAAAACACCTAA
- a CDS encoding tagaturonate epimerase family protein has product MQIKKYTMGMGDRFAHQGKAQLKAIIHAQEEGIDVYPTWNKSFREHSIVKSSPDDLRAEADAAVESLGWKKEYYVDADHIGLKTVESFLAGSNFYTLDVADFVGAPPESADVDEFVAKNHRYLGSLEIPGIDTPLDISESTLREVAEKFLVAIYGAKSIYDHIVAVKGAENFVTEVSIDETNLPQSPVELFLILSMIAAEGIPAQTVAPKFTGRFNKGVDYVGDLTQFEKEFDEDLYVIAYAIQEFGLPETLKLSVHSGSDKFALYPTINALIKKHDAGLHVKTAGTTWLEEVIGLAESGGEGLDIAKKVYAGAYNRFDELTGPYATVIDIDKTALPKPEDVREWSSQEYADTLRHVQSNPAYNQNFRQLIHVGFKVAAEMKEDYTDALKANESVIAKNVTANLWERHIKPIFS; this is encoded by the coding sequence ATGCAAATTAAGAAGTACACAATGGGTATGGGCGACCGATTCGCCCATCAAGGCAAGGCACAGTTGAAGGCCATCATTCATGCCCAGGAGGAAGGTATTGATGTCTACCCGACTTGGAATAAATCCTTTCGCGAACATTCAATCGTCAAAAGCTCTCCCGACGATCTACGGGCAGAAGCGGACGCGGCGGTTGAATCACTTGGATGGAAGAAGGAGTACTATGTCGACGCAGACCACATTGGATTGAAGACCGTAGAGAGCTTTCTCGCAGGCAGTAATTTTTACACCCTGGACGTCGCCGATTTTGTGGGTGCGCCGCCTGAATCAGCCGATGTCGATGAATTCGTAGCGAAAAACCATCGATACCTCGGTTCGCTTGAAATACCCGGAATCGATACACCGCTGGACATTTCGGAGAGCACCCTTCGTGAAGTGGCGGAGAAATTCCTCGTCGCTATTTATGGAGCGAAGAGTATCTACGATCATATTGTAGCGGTTAAGGGAGCTGAGAATTTCGTTACTGAAGTTTCCATTGATGAAACCAACCTCCCCCAGTCTCCAGTCGAGCTTTTTCTGATTCTCTCGATGATCGCTGCCGAGGGAATCCCCGCTCAAACCGTGGCACCAAAGTTCACCGGACGTTTCAACAAAGGCGTCGATTACGTGGGTGATCTCACCCAGTTTGAGAAGGAATTTGATGAGGACCTCTACGTGATCGCGTATGCTATTCAGGAGTTCGGCTTGCCGGAGACTTTGAAGCTCAGCGTGCATTCCGGTTCCGATAAATTTGCTCTCTACCCGACGATCAATGCACTGATCAAAAAGCACGACGCCGGGTTACATGTGAAGACCGCCGGAACGACTTGGTTGGAAGAAGTCATCGGACTGGCTGAATCCGGTGGAGAAGGTCTGGATATTGCTAAAAAGGTTTACGCAGGTGCCTACAACCGCTTCGACGAACTTACAGGCCCTTATGCTACCGTAATCGATATAGACAAAACCGCTCTTCCAAAGCCGGAGGATGTAAGAGAGTGGAGTAGCCAGGAATACGCAGACACACTGCGCCACGTCCAAAGTAATCCCGCCTACAACCAGAACTTTCGCCAACTCATTCACGTTGGCTTTAAAGTCGCTGCCGAGATGAAAGAAGACTACACCGACGCACTCAAGGCCAACGAATCGGTTATCGCGAAGAACGTAACGGCAAACCTTTGGGAGAGACACATAAAGCCGATCTTTAGCTAG